The DNA region TCCTGAGAAGAGTTTATGGAGAGTGTACCAGGGTGCCCATACGCCTGTACCCCGTATATTCCTATTAATCAACTCTTCCGGATAAGCACTGAGATATCCGTTTCCCAACGCTGTCTGTACTTCGGCCAGCCCATTGACCAGACTGTCACCTTTCAGTTTGAATATCTCACTTCCGGTAGCCGCATACATTAATGCATAGGCTGATAGCAGATGCCCTGCGGTGTGTCCTCGCAGTTCGCAGTCAAGAGATTCCCAACCGCCTAGTTTCTTTACAGTCATGTATCCGCCTTCGCGTCCGGCAAATACGCCTGCATTGGTGCGAAAGCTGTGTAGCAGACGATTGATGGCTATCGAGGTCATCCAGACGGAGTCCCGCATCATATTATCACGGAAACGGCTCGGAAGCAGACGTACATCTTTTAAATCAAAACTCTGAACCTGCATCGGAGCTACGGTTTCCTTTTTCATCTTTCCGGTGTGCTGTCCGGGATAGATGGATTGGGCGGAAAAAGTAACCGATGCAGCTAATAAAATACTCATTATGATGAATCTTTTTTGCTTCATATTATTGTTTTTTATGGTTTTATACTTAATAAATACGAAGTAGGAAAACCGAATACTCAAAAGGGCATTATCTTTTTTTATTTACAAGGTATGAAAAGATAATTAAAGCACAAGCGTATTGATTGATTTCGCCTGAAGTATCACTTTGAAACTGTTGTTTCCGGCTTTTACACTATAGGAGCGTTCTTGTTCTAGGGGATTATAAATCACAATCACCGTTTTGCCATCCTGATTACGGAATGCAAGAGTGTTTTCCTTATCGGAAACTTTCAGCATCCGGCTACCCGGTTGCACAAAGCGTGAAAGGTGCTTCATCAGATAATATTCATCGGTATAGCGTACCTGACGTGTATTACGGTCAACAATGATAAGAGTATTTTGTGCCCAGTCCCATGCGCTTTTACATGTTTCATTCAACACCATATTCCAGTACATATAAGAGTCGACGCCGTTATTGAAACAATGAACTACTGCTTTCCATGTATTTTCTAGAGCGGACCAGTTATTTTCTCCATTGCCACATTGATTTTCAGTTTGCATGTATCGGTAATCCGGATATTCTTTATGTGCGGTAGGTAATGCTCTCATTCCCGTCCATTGTACTCCGATTCCTTTTACATATTTCTTTGCATCTTTCTGCTTTAAGAAAGTACGTATATAGTCCGGATTCGGATAGTTGACTGTTCCTGCCCAAATTTCAGCATCTATCGAATCTTTTTCAAACTGGGGTCCCAGGTATTGAGTAACAAAAATAGCTAAGTCCTCAGGGCGCCAGGTGCATGAAGGCCAACAAGGAGTCCATGCTATTTCGTTTTGCGGCATAATCATCTGGATGTTTACACCATTCTTTTTGTAGGCCTGTACGTATTTAGAGAAATAAAGAGCATAAGCCTGCAGATATCCTTGCTGCATTTTGAAGCCGGTGACATTGCCCAATACATTACGATTAGGGTCAAGTCGGTTATGGCCGATATCGGTTCCTTCAATGCCGGAACTTTTTTGTGAATAATGCTCATTTACTTTCATCCATGTGGGCGGTGTCCAGGGAGATGCCCATAATTTCAAGTCGGGGCGGAGTTTCAAGGCTTCTTTTATGTAGGGTATGAGAATATATCTGTCACGGTCTATGCTGAAGTTGCGCATAGTATAATCATCCTTTACATCATTGTAAGAATAATATCCGAATGCGTAGTCACTGGCACCGATGGGAGTGCGTCCTAAGGTGAAATGAGCACCGTTTTCCGTAAATAAGGATGCCATAACTTTATTACGTTCTTCCGGTGACAAATATTGCAGGGCATCCCAACCCAATTCATTAAATGTACCTCCAAATCCGATAACATTTTGTAGTAGACTGTCGGTGTAAACTTGAATATCTGCCTGTTCAGCCGGAGATTTGTCAGGAGAATATTTCTTTTCTATCCAGCGTTCGGCAGGAGTAGTGTAATACATTGTTAGCTTTTGAGCGGAAGTAGTGACACTTACCCAAACAATCATAAGGATTGAGATTAAATATCTTAAATTCATAATCACGATATATTTTTTTGTTTTAGGATTTGTAATAATCTTGTTTTGAGGGGAAGTAAACTTTGCTTATATAAGTCTACTACGTAGTAGTTTATATATTACTTGTGAGTAATAAGGACTACTACGTAGTAGTTTACAAATTCTTCCTCTGTTTGAGAAAGAAAATTAATTACCAGCCAGGATTTTGTACCAGTGCCGGATTCAGACGAATCTGTCCTAAAGGTATTGGAGCCAAATAATCGCGTTGTGAATAAAGTAAATTGGCTTTTAAGTTAGCAATGCTACGACCATAGTCTGGATCATTAGGACCACTACCTTCATATACTCCATAAGTCAATGGATATTTATCCGGTTGATATACGGGTTCCCCATGATTTGATGCATTGTTGGCTATTCCAGTCATATATGCTGTATTATACACATGACGTCCGAGTTTCTGACCCGTCAAATTGATATGAGCAATACCCCAACGTTTCAAATCGTCTTCACGGAATCCTTCACCGAAAAGCTCACAAGCACGTTCACGACGAATTTCATCCAACATATTCATCTTTTTGCAGACAGTCTTGTTCTGTTCATGATCCCAATAACCGGCATCCCATACATTGGCAATCAACGCATTCGTAAGTGGATTTATTCCAGCTCGTTTACGGGTCTTATTAATGGAAAAATTCAAATCCTCATCGCTGATATTTCCATTACCCAATTCACAAGCAGCTTCTGCATAAATCAGATAAACTTCTGCCAGACGAATCAGCGGGAAGTCGAATGACTCATTATTATCAGCCCGATTAGCCCCCTCTGACATAAATTTC from Bacteroides sp. MSB163 includes:
- a CDS encoding glycoside hydrolase family 30 protein, which encodes MNLRYLISILMIVWVSVTTSAQKLTMYYTTPAERWIEKKYSPDKSPAEQADIQVYTDSLLQNVIGFGGTFNELGWDALQYLSPEERNKVMASLFTENGAHFTLGRTPIGASDYAFGYYSYNDVKDDYTMRNFSIDRDRYILIPYIKEALKLRPDLKLWASPWTPPTWMKVNEHYSQKSSGIEGTDIGHNRLDPNRNVLGNVTGFKMQQGYLQAYALYFSKYVQAYKKNGVNIQMIMPQNEIAWTPCWPSCTWRPEDLAIFVTQYLGPQFEKDSIDAEIWAGTVNYPNPDYIRTFLKQKDAKKYVKGIGVQWTGMRALPTAHKEYPDYRYMQTENQCGNGENNWSALENTWKAVVHCFNNGVDSYMYWNMVLNETCKSAWDWAQNTLIIVDRNTRQVRYTDEYYLMKHLSRFVQPGSRMLKVSDKENTLAFRNQDGKTVIVIYNPLEQERSYSVKAGNNSFKVILQAKSINTLVL